In Nicotiana tabacum cultivar K326 chromosome 19, ASM71507v2, whole genome shotgun sequence, one DNA window encodes the following:
- the LOC107767002 gene encoding filament-like plant protein 7 isoform X1: MDQKSWLWPRKRSSEKTIVSISKSDHPAQVNGVEGQTVPNEKEIFLEQSLKILDERLVTALSESNSKDEQLIRSAEMEQEAIAGQKKAEAEVLCLKKELDEAVVRREAANESIMHLNTALRDHIQQLTSLREEQEQKVRDAVMRTSKEFEKANKKLEDRLAETSKRITNLTRENSHLNKVLLVKGKIVEDLTKSSAQAEAEFNALMSRLDSVEKENSFLRYEFQMLEREFHIRNEEMEFSRRSLDASHKQQLENVKKIRKLEAECQRLRLLSRKRLPGQVALTKVKNEIEMQEKSQTVVRRRKSDPPTGSLILKDTAKDDFRHKEITFLVERMCNLEGENKALKDLLGRKEVEICHSSVKGSKELALASPLSNETSSISSYDTCKRDESICSKMIGVSEKCLMDDFAEMEKLAIVAVDSTIGSSYPPSDASPALSDSSRIEIHGHQIDSTGKELVKVGQHDLYDLGMEVQGQDSLSKRSSNWLHEILKIIMEQSHVSKKGTDELIEDIRVALYNVNPPCTGPSELLPISGYITWKSPVTSPKMHSLTIEPGSTQSVISELEKIHSILQAENERLKAEINSMKSSNKDVQVKLQVMKNKSENLANELKQSQQSIVSLRVELEEAKESKRMMEDLMENQKSINEDLDTQLTVTKVKLNETLQKLSSLEVELEDRSHCCEELEGTCLELQLQLESITDKRTSVDNVDQEKGLHQTGWEITSASAKLAECQETILNLGKQIKALSLPKENTVGATNGSIKNMRKHMSLLDRMLSEDDVQKEELNSPNLEEPLRTMDTVHAAQSPHESEAKTPNVGTMVILPAKKRGGVNFLRKLLLRKKRERSKKRAFPLGIETY; encoded by the exons ATGGACCAGAAGTCATGGTTATGGCCGAGGAAACGATCTTCAGAGAAGACAATTGTTTCAATCAGCAAATCtgatcatcctgctcaagtaaaTGGAGTAGAG GGACAGACAGTTCCAAATGAAAAGGAAATATTTCTGGAGCAATCATTGAAAATTTTAGACGAGAGGTTAGTTACCGCCCTCAGTGAGTCTAATTCTAAAGATGAACAATTGATACGGTCTGCAGAAATGGAACAAGAAGCTATAGCAG GTCAGAAGAAAGCAGAAGCTGAAGTGCTTTGCTTAAAAAAAGAACTAGATGAAGCAGTCGTTCGGAGAGAAGCTGCTAATGAAAGTATAATGCACTTGAACACCGCGCTGAGGGATCATATACAGCAATTAACTTCTCTCAGAGAGGAACAAGAGCAAAAAGTACGTGACGCTGTAATGAGGACGTCAAAAGAATTTGAGAAGGCGAACAAAAAGTTAGAGGACAGATTAGCAGAAACAAGTAAAAGGATAACAAATTTGACACGTGAGAATTCTCATCTAAATAAGGTCCTTCTCGTGAAAGGTAAGATAGTTGAAGATCTAACTAAGAGCAGTGCACAGGCAGAAGCAGAGTTTAATGCACTAATGTCTAGGTTAGATTCTGTAgagaaagaaaattcttttttgaGGTATGAATTTCAGATGCTTGAAAGGGAGTTCCATATTCGGAATGAAGAGATGGAGTTCAGCCGTCGCTCTTTGGATGCCTCACATAAGCAGCAACTAGAGAATGTGAAGAAAATTAGAAAATTGGAAGCAGAATGTCAAAGATTACGCCTTCTATCTCGCAAGCGGCTGCCTGGTCAGGTTGCATTGACAAAGGTTAAGAATGAAATTGAAATGCAAGAAAAAAGTCAAACTGTCGTAAGGAGGAGGAAGTCAGATCCCCCAACTGGAAGTTTAATTCTTAAAGACACGGCGAAGGATGACTTTCGCCATAAGGAGATAACTTTTCTAGTTGAACGCATGTGTAATCTGGAGGGAGAGAACAAGGCTTTGAAAGATTTATTAGGAAGGAAAGAAGTTGAGATTTGCCATTCTTCTGTTAAGGGTTCCAAAGAGCTGGCCTTGGCTAGTCCACTATCAAATGAAACTTCCTCAATATCAAGTTACGACACGTGCAAGAGAGATGAAAGTATTTGTTCAAAAATGATTGGGGTTTCAGAGAAGTGTCTGATGGATGATTTTGCTGAAATGGAGAAACTTGCAATAGTTGCTGTTGATTCTACAATAGGGAGTTCTTATCCTCCCTCAGATGCAAGTCCCGCTTTATCAGATTCCTCGAGAATAGAGATACATGGACACCAGATCGACTCGACTGGTAAGGAACTAGTTAAAGTGGGACAACATGATTTATATGACTTGGGAATGgaagttcaaggacaagattcaCTGTCCAAGAGATCCTCCAATTGGCTTCATGAAATCTTGAAAATAATAATGGAGCAAAGCCATGTCTCGAAAAAGGGCACTGATGAATTAATAGAGGATATTAGAGTAGCTTTGTACAATGTAAACCCTCCATGTACTGGGCCGTCTGAACTGCTTCCCATCAGTGGTTATATTACTTGGAAATCTCCGGTAACTTCTCCAAAGATGCATAGTCTAACAATTGAACCGGGATCAACGCAAAGTGTTATATCTGAATTGGAGAAAATTCATTCTATCCTCCAAGCAGAAAATGAAAGATTGAAAGCTGAGATAAACAGTATGAAGTCCTCAAACAAAGATGTACAAGTCAAGCTGCAGGTCATGAAGAACAAGAGCGAAAACTTGGCAAATGAACTTAAGCAATCACAACAAAGTATTGTAAGTCTACGAGTTGAACTGGAAGAAGCTAAAGAATCTAAAAGGATGATGGAAGATCTTATGGAAAATCAGAAATCAATCAATGAAGATCTTGATACACAGCTTACTGTGACCAAAGTTAAACTAAATGAAACACTTCAAAAACTATCTTCTCTTGAAGTAGAATTGGAAGATAGAAGTCACTGTTGTGAAGAGCTGGAAGGAACTTGCCTTGAGCTTCAACTCCAACTTGAAAG TATTACTGACAAGAGAACTTCTGTGGACAACGTGGATCAAGAAAAAGGACTGCACCAAACT GGCTGGGAAATAACATCTGCTTCTGCAAAATTGGCGGAGTGTCAAGAGACTATACTGAACCTAGGAAAGCAAATTAAGGCCTTATCTTTGCCAAAGGAAAATACAGTTGGTGCCACCAATGGTAGCATTAAGAACATGAGGAAGCACATGTCTCTACTCGATCGGATGTTATCCGAGGATGATGTGCAAAAGGAGGAACTCAACTCTCCCAACTTAGAAGAGCCCCTAAGAACCATGGATACAGTTCACGCAGCTCAAAGCCCACATGAGTCTGAAGCTAAAACTCCGAATGTGGGAACTATGGTTATTTTACCAGCCAAGAAGCGCGGGGGGGTGAATTTTCTAAGGAAGCTTTTACTAAGGAAGAAGCGAGAAAGAAGCAAGAAGAGAGCCTTTCCGTTAGGCATTGAAACTTATTAA
- the LOC107767002 gene encoding filament-like plant protein 7 isoform X2, whose amino-acid sequence MDQKSWLWPRKRSSEKTIVSISKSDHPAQVNGVETVPNEKEIFLEQSLKILDERLVTALSESNSKDEQLIRSAEMEQEAIAGQKKAEAEVLCLKKELDEAVVRREAANESIMHLNTALRDHIQQLTSLREEQEQKVRDAVMRTSKEFEKANKKLEDRLAETSKRITNLTRENSHLNKVLLVKGKIVEDLTKSSAQAEAEFNALMSRLDSVEKENSFLRYEFQMLEREFHIRNEEMEFSRRSLDASHKQQLENVKKIRKLEAECQRLRLLSRKRLPGQVALTKVKNEIEMQEKSQTVVRRRKSDPPTGSLILKDTAKDDFRHKEITFLVERMCNLEGENKALKDLLGRKEVEICHSSVKGSKELALASPLSNETSSISSYDTCKRDESICSKMIGVSEKCLMDDFAEMEKLAIVAVDSTIGSSYPPSDASPALSDSSRIEIHGHQIDSTGKELVKVGQHDLYDLGMEVQGQDSLSKRSSNWLHEILKIIMEQSHVSKKGTDELIEDIRVALYNVNPPCTGPSELLPISGYITWKSPVTSPKMHSLTIEPGSTQSVISELEKIHSILQAENERLKAEINSMKSSNKDVQVKLQVMKNKSENLANELKQSQQSIVSLRVELEEAKESKRMMEDLMENQKSINEDLDTQLTVTKVKLNETLQKLSSLEVELEDRSHCCEELEGTCLELQLQLESITDKRTSVDNVDQEKGLHQTGWEITSASAKLAECQETILNLGKQIKALSLPKENTVGATNGSIKNMRKHMSLLDRMLSEDDVQKEELNSPNLEEPLRTMDTVHAAQSPHESEAKTPNVGTMVILPAKKRGGVNFLRKLLLRKKRERSKKRAFPLGIETY is encoded by the exons ATGGACCAGAAGTCATGGTTATGGCCGAGGAAACGATCTTCAGAGAAGACAATTGTTTCAATCAGCAAATCtgatcatcctgctcaagtaaaTGGAGTAGAG ACAGTTCCAAATGAAAAGGAAATATTTCTGGAGCAATCATTGAAAATTTTAGACGAGAGGTTAGTTACCGCCCTCAGTGAGTCTAATTCTAAAGATGAACAATTGATACGGTCTGCAGAAATGGAACAAGAAGCTATAGCAG GTCAGAAGAAAGCAGAAGCTGAAGTGCTTTGCTTAAAAAAAGAACTAGATGAAGCAGTCGTTCGGAGAGAAGCTGCTAATGAAAGTATAATGCACTTGAACACCGCGCTGAGGGATCATATACAGCAATTAACTTCTCTCAGAGAGGAACAAGAGCAAAAAGTACGTGACGCTGTAATGAGGACGTCAAAAGAATTTGAGAAGGCGAACAAAAAGTTAGAGGACAGATTAGCAGAAACAAGTAAAAGGATAACAAATTTGACACGTGAGAATTCTCATCTAAATAAGGTCCTTCTCGTGAAAGGTAAGATAGTTGAAGATCTAACTAAGAGCAGTGCACAGGCAGAAGCAGAGTTTAATGCACTAATGTCTAGGTTAGATTCTGTAgagaaagaaaattcttttttgaGGTATGAATTTCAGATGCTTGAAAGGGAGTTCCATATTCGGAATGAAGAGATGGAGTTCAGCCGTCGCTCTTTGGATGCCTCACATAAGCAGCAACTAGAGAATGTGAAGAAAATTAGAAAATTGGAAGCAGAATGTCAAAGATTACGCCTTCTATCTCGCAAGCGGCTGCCTGGTCAGGTTGCATTGACAAAGGTTAAGAATGAAATTGAAATGCAAGAAAAAAGTCAAACTGTCGTAAGGAGGAGGAAGTCAGATCCCCCAACTGGAAGTTTAATTCTTAAAGACACGGCGAAGGATGACTTTCGCCATAAGGAGATAACTTTTCTAGTTGAACGCATGTGTAATCTGGAGGGAGAGAACAAGGCTTTGAAAGATTTATTAGGAAGGAAAGAAGTTGAGATTTGCCATTCTTCTGTTAAGGGTTCCAAAGAGCTGGCCTTGGCTAGTCCACTATCAAATGAAACTTCCTCAATATCAAGTTACGACACGTGCAAGAGAGATGAAAGTATTTGTTCAAAAATGATTGGGGTTTCAGAGAAGTGTCTGATGGATGATTTTGCTGAAATGGAGAAACTTGCAATAGTTGCTGTTGATTCTACAATAGGGAGTTCTTATCCTCCCTCAGATGCAAGTCCCGCTTTATCAGATTCCTCGAGAATAGAGATACATGGACACCAGATCGACTCGACTGGTAAGGAACTAGTTAAAGTGGGACAACATGATTTATATGACTTGGGAATGgaagttcaaggacaagattcaCTGTCCAAGAGATCCTCCAATTGGCTTCATGAAATCTTGAAAATAATAATGGAGCAAAGCCATGTCTCGAAAAAGGGCACTGATGAATTAATAGAGGATATTAGAGTAGCTTTGTACAATGTAAACCCTCCATGTACTGGGCCGTCTGAACTGCTTCCCATCAGTGGTTATATTACTTGGAAATCTCCGGTAACTTCTCCAAAGATGCATAGTCTAACAATTGAACCGGGATCAACGCAAAGTGTTATATCTGAATTGGAGAAAATTCATTCTATCCTCCAAGCAGAAAATGAAAGATTGAAAGCTGAGATAAACAGTATGAAGTCCTCAAACAAAGATGTACAAGTCAAGCTGCAGGTCATGAAGAACAAGAGCGAAAACTTGGCAAATGAACTTAAGCAATCACAACAAAGTATTGTAAGTCTACGAGTTGAACTGGAAGAAGCTAAAGAATCTAAAAGGATGATGGAAGATCTTATGGAAAATCAGAAATCAATCAATGAAGATCTTGATACACAGCTTACTGTGACCAAAGTTAAACTAAATGAAACACTTCAAAAACTATCTTCTCTTGAAGTAGAATTGGAAGATAGAAGTCACTGTTGTGAAGAGCTGGAAGGAACTTGCCTTGAGCTTCAACTCCAACTTGAAAG TATTACTGACAAGAGAACTTCTGTGGACAACGTGGATCAAGAAAAAGGACTGCACCAAACT GGCTGGGAAATAACATCTGCTTCTGCAAAATTGGCGGAGTGTCAAGAGACTATACTGAACCTAGGAAAGCAAATTAAGGCCTTATCTTTGCCAAAGGAAAATACAGTTGGTGCCACCAATGGTAGCATTAAGAACATGAGGAAGCACATGTCTCTACTCGATCGGATGTTATCCGAGGATGATGTGCAAAAGGAGGAACTCAACTCTCCCAACTTAGAAGAGCCCCTAAGAACCATGGATACAGTTCACGCAGCTCAAAGCCCACATGAGTCTGAAGCTAAAACTCCGAATGTGGGAACTATGGTTATTTTACCAGCCAAGAAGCGCGGGGGGGTGAATTTTCTAAGGAAGCTTTTACTAAGGAAGAAGCGAGAAAGAAGCAAGAAGAGAGCCTTTCCGTTAGGCATTGAAACTTATTAA
- the LOC107767001 gene encoding wax ester synthase/diacylglycerol acyltransferase 11, with protein sequence MTMTIERDEPLTPAGRLFVQPEMDQVINCAIAVDDPFDVDAVKLEISNSILVKHTRFSSIMVKDSCGRERWRKTEVNVDDHFIIRREPLTDDPSVSDEDAINEYLADLSVSTPLSVTKPLWEFHLLLAHKCAVLRLHHALGDGISLMSMFLSCCRRADDPNQHPTSQGIGTSTSLSNHWRLSLKKLMKVIWYTLVYVIKFGLRSLWLKDKKTAISGGAGVELWPRKLATAKFKIDDMKTVKKAISNATINDVLFGIISCGLSRYLDLRSPKALQEGLQITGVAMVNLRKQSGLQDFSQLMNSKSGARWGNKFGMLLLPVYYHKGGSDPLQYVRRAKEMIDKKKLSLEGPCSYKIGDTVMSYFGVKPASLLNYRIFSNTTFTISNVIGPQEDITFVGNRISSVRVTSSALPHAITMHMVSYAGRADMQILVAKDIIPDPKILAKCFQDALLEMKEAAQTVCKN encoded by the exons ATGACCATGACGATCGAGAGAGACGAGCCATTGACACCGGCCGGCCGGCTATTCGTCCAGCCGGAAATGGACCAAGTTATCAACTGTGCCATTGCCGTCGACGATCCATTCGACGTTGACGCTGTCAAGTTGGAAATAAGCAACTCCATATTGGTAAAACATACAAGATTCTCCAGCATCATGGTCAAAGACTCATGTGGTCGTGAACGCTGGCGTAAAACTGAAGTCAACGTTGATGACCACTTCATTATTCGCCGTGAACCTCTTACCGATGATCCTTCAGTTTCCGATGAAGATGCCATTAACGAATACTTAGCAGATCTCTCTGTTTCGACGCCGCTAAGTGTAACCAAGCCCTTGTGGGAATTTCACCTTCTCCTAGCCCATAAATGTGCTGTTTTGAGACTTCATCATGCTCTTGGTGATGGTATTTCACTTATGTCTATGTTTTTGTCTTGTTGCCGCAGAGCCGATGATCCTAATCAACACCCGACTAGTCAAG GTATAGGGACTTCTACTTCGTTAAGCAATCATTGGAGATTGAGCTTAAAGAAATTGATGAAGGTGATATGGTATACGTTGGTGTATGTCATTAAATTTGGTCTGAGAAGTTTATGGTTGAAGGATAAGAAGACAGCCATAAGCGGCGGAGCTGGTGTTGAGCTATGGCCGCGGAAACTGGCCACGGCCAAGTTCAAGATTGATGACATGAAAACAGTCAAAAAAGCCATATCTAATGCT ACTATCAACGATGTCCTCTTTGGAATCATATCTTGTGGGCTCTCTAGGTACCTGGATCTTCGATCTCCCAAAG CTCTGCAAGAAGGGCTTCAGATCACTGGAGTTGCCATGGTGAATTTAAGAAAACAATCTGGATTACAG GACTTTTCCCAGTTGATGAATAGCAAATCGGGAGCAAGGTGGGGTAACAAATTTGGCATGCTTCTCTTACCAGTTTATTATCACAAAGGTGGAAGTGATCCATTGCAGTATGTAAGAAGAGCTAAAGAAATGATTGACAAGAAAAAGTTATCACTAGAGGGCCCTTGCTCCTACAAAATTGGAGATACTGTTATGTCCTATTTCGGAGTTAAG CCGGCTAGCTTGCTGAACTACAGAATTTTTAGTAATACCACATTTACAATCTCAAACGTGATCGGCCCTCAAGAGGATATCACATTCGTAGGGAACCGCATATCCTCCGTTAGAGTCACTTCTAGCGCCCTGCCTCAT GCAATCACAATGCACATGGTGAGCTATGCAGGAAGGGCTGACATGCAAATATTGGTGGCTAAAGACATCATCCCTGACCCCAAAATCCTAGCCAAGTGTTTTCAAGATGCCTTACTGGAAATGAAGGAAGCTGCACAAACTGTTTGCAAAAATTAA